One Mesorhizobium sp. J428 DNA segment encodes these proteins:
- a CDS encoding UxaA family hydrolase, with amino-acid sequence MDSRTARTLRLGADDNVLIAVERIEAGETAAEGIVARARIPFGHKMASRAIAKDAVVRKFGQIIGFASQPIEKGDWVHEHNVYLHDFERDYQFCADARPENVLPVEEQSTFEGFRRESGRAGTRNYLGILTSVNCSASVARFMAEAAQRSGLLDAFPNVDGVVSFTHGTGCGMAGSGEGFDILQRTQWGYAGNPNLGAVLLVGLGCEVFQIGRMKSTYGISEGDTFRTMTIQDTGGTKKTIEHGLARIREMLPAVNAAQRETLPASQLTLALQCGGSDGYSGITANPALGVAADILVKNGGTAILSETPEIYGAEHLLTRRARTREVGEKLVERIHWWEDYTSRLDGEMNNNPSPGNKAGGLTTILEKSLGAAAKGGSTTLNAVYEYAEPVIEKGFVFMDTPGYDPVSATGQVAGGANIICFTTGRGSAYGCKPAPSIKLATNTPMYERMMDDMDINCGDILEGVGVAEKGRQIFDEILAVASGKKSKSEELGYGDNEFVPWQIGAVM; translated from the coding sequence GTGGACAGCAGAACAGCCAGGACCCTGCGGCTCGGCGCCGACGACAATGTGCTGATCGCCGTCGAGCGCATCGAGGCCGGCGAGACAGCCGCCGAAGGCATCGTTGCGCGCGCAAGAATTCCCTTCGGGCACAAGATGGCGAGCCGGGCGATCGCGAAGGACGCAGTGGTCCGCAAGTTCGGCCAGATCATCGGCTTCGCCAGCCAGCCGATCGAAAAAGGCGACTGGGTGCACGAGCACAATGTCTATCTCCACGATTTCGAGCGCGACTATCAGTTCTGCGCCGACGCGCGGCCGGAAAACGTGCTGCCGGTCGAGGAACAGTCGACCTTCGAGGGCTTTCGCCGCGAGAGCGGCCGCGCCGGCACCCGCAACTATCTCGGCATCCTCACCAGCGTGAACTGCTCGGCCTCGGTCGCCCGCTTCATGGCGGAGGCCGCGCAGCGCTCCGGCCTGCTCGACGCCTTTCCAAACGTCGACGGCGTCGTCTCCTTCACCCACGGCACCGGCTGCGGCATGGCCGGCTCAGGCGAGGGCTTCGACATCCTGCAGCGCACGCAATGGGGCTATGCCGGCAATCCGAACCTCGGCGCGGTCCTGCTGGTCGGGCTCGGCTGCGAGGTGTTCCAGATCGGTCGGATGAAATCGACCTATGGCATTTCGGAAGGCGACACCTTCCGCACCATGACCATCCAGGACACGGGCGGCACGAAGAAGACCATCGAACATGGCCTGGCGCGCATCCGGGAAATGCTGCCTGCGGTCAACGCCGCGCAGCGCGAAACGCTACCGGCCTCGCAGCTGACGCTGGCGCTGCAATGCGGCGGCTCGGACGGCTATTCCGGCATCACCGCCAATCCGGCGCTCGGCGTCGCGGCCGATATCCTGGTCAAGAACGGCGGCACGGCCATCCTCTCCGAGACGCCGGAGATCTATGGTGCGGAACACCTCCTCACCCGCCGCGCTCGCACCCGCGAGGTCGGGGAAAAGCTGGTCGAGCGCATCCATTGGTGGGAGGACTACACCAGCCGCCTCGACGGCGAGATGAACAACAACCCCTCGCCCGGCAACAAGGCCGGCGGGCTGACCACCATCCTCGAGAAATCGTTGGGCGCCGCCGCCAAGGGCGGCTCGACCACGCTCAACGCCGTCTACGAATATGCGGAACCCGTCATCGAGAAGGGCTTCGTCTTCATGGACACGCCCGGCTACGACCCGGTGTCCGCCACCGGTCAGGTCGCCGGCGGCGCCAACATCATCTGCTTCACCACCGGCCGCGGCTCCGCCTATGGCTGCAAGCCCGCCCCTTCGATCAAGCTCGCCACCAATACACCGATGTACGAGCGCATGATGGACGACATGGACATCAACTGCGGCGACATCCTTGAGGGCGTCGGCGTGGCGGAGAAGGGTCGGCAGATCTTCGACGAGATCCTCGCCGTGGCGTCGGGCAAGAAGTCGAAGTCGGAAGAACTCGGCTACGGCGACAACGAGTTCGTGCCCTGGCAGATCGGGGCGGTGATGTAG
- a CDS encoding MFS transporter — MSTQVRHPIWLPAVRAPGASTFALLYAVESFARASVASVIPIQAYELLHDKQAVSLLYTFVALTGLSVTLFMPMLIVRFARRWVYTAGVVSLAIGAAMFLTDTLAGQLLGMLFRVMGASALSITLNLYIMDHIAKTRFIEAESMRMAWSTLAWTGGPTIGVFLYSHFGLWAAYGVVVMFCAILLALFWYFRLSDDKAIRPGVAKPTNPLANIGRFLAQPRLRLAWAIAFGRSCFWTTFFVYGPILMVATGQGSLAGGMLVSAGNALLFSALLWGKAGRRFGARPTMTFAFAAASLMLFAAAAFGEVAPLAAGGCLLLTAFFVIALDALGSTVFMRAVRVHERPQMSAVYRTYLDLSELLPPLVYSVVLAFTGLGGVFATLGLFLAFCGWLTWTYVPKGL; from the coding sequence ATGTCGACGCAAGTCCGCCATCCGATCTGGCTTCCCGCCGTCAGGGCGCCGGGGGCAAGTACCTTTGCGCTGCTCTATGCGGTGGAATCCTTTGCGCGCGCGTCCGTCGCCAGCGTGATCCCGATCCAGGCCTACGAGCTGCTGCACGACAAGCAGGCCGTCTCGCTGCTCTACACCTTCGTGGCGTTGACCGGCCTGTCGGTGACGCTTTTCATGCCGATGCTGATCGTCCGCTTCGCAAGGCGCTGGGTCTACACCGCCGGCGTCGTCTCGCTCGCCATCGGCGCGGCGATGTTCCTGACCGATACGCTGGCCGGCCAGCTTCTCGGCATGCTGTTCCGCGTCATGGGGGCGAGCGCGCTGTCGATCACGCTCAACCTCTACATCATGGACCACATCGCCAAGACCAGGTTTATCGAGGCCGAATCGATGCGCATGGCGTGGTCGACGCTCGCCTGGACCGGCGGCCCGACGATCGGCGTGTTTCTCTACAGCCATTTCGGCCTGTGGGCAGCCTATGGCGTGGTGGTGATGTTCTGCGCCATCCTGCTCGCTCTGTTCTGGTATTTCCGGCTGAGCGACGACAAGGCGATCCGGCCGGGCGTGGCCAAACCGACGAATCCGCTCGCCAATATCGGCCGCTTCCTGGCGCAGCCGCGGTTGCGGCTCGCCTGGGCGATCGCCTTCGGCCGCTCCTGCTTCTGGACCACCTTCTTCGTCTACGGTCCGATCCTGATGGTGGCGACGGGGCAGGGCAGCCTCGCGGGCGGCATGCTGGTCTCGGCCGGCAACGCGCTGCTGTTCTCCGCGCTGCTCTGGGGCAAGGCCGGCCGGCGCTTCGGTGCGCGGCCGACCATGACCTTCGCCTTCGCCGCGGCGTCGCTGATGCTGTTCGCGGCCGCCGCGTTCGGCGAGGTCGCACCGCTTGCGGCCGGCGGCTGCCTGCTTCTCACGGCGTTTTTCGTCATCGCGCTGGATGCGCTCGGCTCCACCGTCTTCATGCGCGCGGTGCGGGTGCACGAACGACCGCAGATGTCGGCGGTCTACCGCACCTATCTCGACCTCTCGGAACTCCTGCCGCCGCTGGTCTATTCCGTGGTGCTGGCGTTCACCGGGCTCGGCGGCGTGTTCGCCACGCTCGGGCTGTTCCTCGCCTTCTGCGGCTGGCTGACGTGGACATATGTGCCGAAGGGGCTATAG
- a CDS encoding phytanoyl-CoA dioxygenase family protein, translating to MPAINQQGPGAAQVEHFVERGYLSLAGAFGADLAAEARDILWKAMGLSPDEPAGWTKPVVRLPFMTAPPFVAAANTPALHAAHDTLVGAGRWIAPAGLGTFPVRFPSPDDPGDAGWHVDVSFGTDAPDFMQWRVNVKSRGRALLMLFLFSDVTEADGPTKIRAGSHLDIARQLLPRGEDGMTLGELAADGFASTAHCDEALATGEAGTVYLCHPFLVHSAQPNRAGRPRFMAQPPLLPSGEFDPALPPSPVQLAIRRACGL from the coding sequence ATGCCTGCAATCAATCAGCAAGGCCCGGGCGCGGCCCAGGTCGAACACTTCGTCGAACGCGGCTATCTGAGTCTCGCCGGCGCATTCGGCGCCGATCTCGCCGCCGAGGCCCGCGACATCCTCTGGAAGGCGATGGGCCTGTCGCCGGACGAGCCCGCCGGCTGGACGAAGCCGGTCGTCCGGCTTCCGTTCATGACGGCGCCGCCTTTCGTGGCGGCGGCGAACACGCCGGCCCTGCACGCCGCGCACGACACGCTTGTCGGCGCCGGGCGCTGGATCGCGCCGGCGGGCCTCGGCACATTTCCCGTCCGTTTCCCCTCGCCCGACGATCCCGGAGATGCGGGGTGGCACGTCGATGTAAGCTTCGGCACCGACGCTCCGGACTTCATGCAATGGCGGGTCAACGTCAAAAGCCGCGGACGGGCGCTGCTCATGCTGTTCCTGTTCTCGGACGTGACGGAGGCCGACGGCCCGACGAAGATACGAGCCGGGTCGCATCTCGACATCGCACGGCAGCTCCTGCCGCGCGGGGAGGACGGCATGACGCTGGGCGAGCTCGCCGCGGACGGCTTCGCGTCGACGGCGCACTGCGACGAGGCGCTGGCGACTGGCGAGGCCGGCACGGTCTATCTCTGCCATCCCTTCCTGGTGCACTCGGCCCAGCCGAACCGCGCCGGCCGGCCCCGCTTCATGGCGCAGCCGCCGCTTCTGCCCAGCGGCGAGTTCGATCCGGCACTGCCGCCGTCGCCTGTCCAGCTGGCGATCAGGCGGGCCTGCGGTCTTTAG